The genomic interval GGACGGCGACGCGGACGACGAAAAACCGCCCGGAAGAACCGACTCGGCGTCGAAGCCGGCGGAGTAGTTTCGTTTCCACGGTTTCTCCCGGATTCAGTAACGCCTATATACTTTTAGGCTAGCCTAAAAATATGGCACGCGACTTCGACGCGCGCACCGACGCGACGCGCAGAGACTACCTCAAGACCGGTACCGGCCTCCTCGCCGCCGGCCTCGTCGCCGGCTGTTCGAGCGACAGCGGCGACGACACGACCGCAACGACCACCACCGAGGGAACGACGGGCACGACCACCGAGAACACCACCGCCTCGGAGTTCCCGTACACCGTCTCGATGGCTCCGATGGGCGACGTGGAGTTCGAGGCGGTTCCGGAGACCATCTTCACCCGCCTCACTCACCTCGCGGGGATGGCGTTCGCGCTCGGCCGCGGGAACGACGTGAACGCGATGCACGCCCCCGCCTACTACGACGCGCTCTGGAACCAGTTCACGCCCCGCCTCCCCGGCGTCGAACTCGACTGGACTGGTCTCTACTCGTCGTGGAACGTCACCAAGGAGAAGCTCTACAGCCTCGACAGCGACGTCCACCTCGCCGACCCCGCCAGCGTCCTCGCCCTCGATTCGTGGGACATGGCGGACATCGAGGAGATAGCGACCAACATCAGCCCGTGGTTCGGGAATCACTACAGCCACCGCCACACCGAGCCGCCCGCGGCGTACGCCGACAGCTACGAGTACTACACGCTCTGGGAGCAGTTCGAGAAGGTCTCCCAGGTATTCCGGGACGAAGCGAAGTACGAAGCGCTCGCGGAAATCCACGCCGACGTGCTCGACCGCATCGAGACCGACCTCCCCGACGGCGACCGACCGAGCGTCGTCATGGGCGGGTTCAGCGACCCGAGCGCGCCCTACGTCTACAACGTCGATACGCCCGGCTTCCTCACCGCACACATCCGTCCGCTCGACCCCGTGGACGCGTTCGGGGACGACGTGGCGTCCGGCTCCCGCGTGGACATGGAGGCGCTCGCGGAAGCCGACCCCGACGTCATCCTCGTCTTCGGCGGCCTCCACCCCAGCTACAGCATGGGCGACATCCGCGCCGCGCTCGAAGACGACCCGGTCGCCCAGACCATCACCGCCGTGCAGGACGGCCGCATCTACCCGCAGGGCGGCCGCTACCAGGGCCCGATTCTGAACCTCTTCCAGCTCGAAATGACGGCGAAACAGCTCTATCCCGACGCGTACGGCGCGTGGCCCGAGTACACCGAGGGCCCGTACCCCGACCTCCCCAGCGAGGAGCAGTTCTTCGACCGCCAGCGCGTCGCGGACATCATCAACGGAGACTTCGAGGCGTGAGCGACCCCGAGACGGCACCACCGAGAGACGTCGTCGTGGTCGGCGGCGGGCCCGCGGGCTGTTCAGCGGCGGTGTTCACCGCGCGGTACGGCCTCAGCACGATCGTGTTCGACCGGGGACGGTCGTCGCTCCAGCGGTGTGCGTACCTCGAAAACTACCCCGGTTTCCCCGCGGGAATCGACGTCGGGACGTTCTACGACCTCATTCACGACCACGTCGAGGAAGCGGGCGCAGACCTCGTCTCGGATATGGTGGTGTCGGTCGACCGCGCCGCCGATGGCGAGTTCGTCGTCGAGCGACAGGAGGGAGACGCCGTTCGCGCGCGCCGCGTCGTCGCCGCGACCAGGTCCGACGCGGACTACCTTCGGTCGCTCACGGGAGACGGGGCGTTCGTGGAGCACACGCACGACGGCGAGACCCACGAGCACTTCGACCCCGAGTACGCCGACCCGGACGGGCGCACCCCAGTCGAGGGCCTGTACGTCGCGTCGCCCGCGGGCGAGCAGGACGTGCAGGTCGTCGTGGCGGCCGGCCAGGGAGCGCACGTCGCCCGCACAGTTCTCGGGGACGTGCGTCGCGAACGCGGCTATCCCGAGATGGTCGCGTCCCACTACGACTGGCGGCGCCGCGACGCCGAACTAACCGGGGAGTGGCGAGAGCGCGACCGCTGGCGCGAACTGTTCGCCGAGCGCGCGCCGGACGACCTCGACCTCGCGGACGACCGCGTCGTCGAACTGCGAGAGCGCGAAATCGATCGCCGGCTCGACGCCTACCTCGACGATGAAGAAGTCACGGCCCGAACCGAACGCGGACAGGACCGCCTGCTGGAGCACATCGACGACGAGCGCATTCTCGCCGCCGCCCGCGAAATCGAGGCCGAGCGCGCGGACGAGACGCCCTGACACCGCGACGACCGAAGAACCTATAGTGTTTTAGGCTAGCCTAAAACTATGTCCGGCGACGACATACACACCGAACGAACCCGGCGAGACTACTTGAAGTACGGCGGCGCGATTGTCGGTGGCGGCCTGCTCGCCGGCTGTAGCGGGCAGTCGGATTCGGAGTCCCCGTCGACACACACGACCACCGACGACCCGGTAACTGCGACGGATACCACCACGTCGGAAGACGAGCGCTACTCGGTGACGATGGCACCGGCGGGAGAGGTAGCGTTCGAGCAACCGCCGGAGAGTGTGTTCACCATTCTCGTCCATCACACGGACATGGTCGTCGCGCTCGGGCACGGCGACGCGCTCAACGCCATGTACAGCCCGTCGAACTTCGAGGGGAACTACGAGAAGATTCTCGAACGGCTCGACGGCGTGTCAGTCGACTGGTCGGGTCTCTACAACTCCTGGAACCCGGACAAGGAAACCCTCTACGAGCTCGATAGCGACATCCACCTGGCTGACCCGGCGTACGTCTCGACGATGGACGCCTGGGATACCGCGGACGTCGAGGAAGTCCGGACGGAGATCGCGCCGTGGTTCGGAAACGCGCTCAGTCGGAACCACACCCAGCCACCGGACGACTGGGCGGATCGGTATCAGTACTACACGCTCTGGGAGATATTCAACAACGTAGCGCGGGTCTTCCAGGAGGAGGAACGATACAGCGCGCTCGCTGACGTTAAATCCGGGCTCGATTCGACGATCAGTTCCAGCATCCCGGCCAGCGGTGAGCGGCCGCGAACGGCGCGGATTATGACGGCCCCGGAGCTGGATACTATCTGGACGTTCCACATGAACGGCCCGGGGTTCATCCGGTCGCACACGCGTCCGTTCGGGGTCACGGACGTCTTCTCCGATATCCCGGAGGCGACCACAATCGACCTGGAGGCGCTCCTGGAAGCCGACCCGGACGTCATTCTCGTCGAGAACGCTTTCGCGCGGAGCGAGGAGTGGCGGACAGTGAAGGAAACCTTCCACAGCGACCCGGTCGCACGGGAGATTCAAGCGGTGACAAACGACCGCGTCTATCCGCTCAGCGCCCGATACGGCGGGCCGATCATGAACCTCTTCCAGTTGGAGATGGTCGCGAAAGAACTCTATCCCGAGCAGTTCGGGGAGTGGCCGGACTACGACGGGGGCCCGTATCCCGACTTCGATACGTCTGAACAGCTGTTCGACCGCCAGCGCGTTGCGGACATCATCAACGGAGACTTCGAATAATGACTGACACGAGCGACACGACGCGATACGACGCACCGACCCGGCGGGACTACGTGAAGTACGGCGGCGCGCTCGCGACCGGCGGCCTGCTCGCCGGCTGTTCGAGCGACGACGCGACACCTGAACCGACGACCGGAACGACCGACGGGACGACCGACGACACGGAGACGACGACGGCGGATTCGTCGTACTCGGTGACGATGGCTCCCGTGGGCGAGGTCGAGTTCGACGCGGTGCCTGAGCGCGTCCTCCCCTACTATCCGATATCGGCGGGTGCGACCATCGCGCTCGGGCACGGGGACGCTATCACCGGCATCGGGTACGACAAACAGCTGTTCGGGAACACCGTGGACTACTACTACGACGCCCTCGACGGCGTCTCCTTCGAGTGGGAGTCCCTCGGGCGGGTGACGCCGAGCGGCGAACCCGGGACGCTCGACACCGAGCTGTTCTACGAGCTCGACAACGACGTGCACTTCTTCGACCCGTGTCTCCTCCGCAGTAGCTCCTTCGGGTGGAGCGAGGCCGACATCGAGGCGATCGCGACCGACGTCGGCCCCTGGTTCGGGAACTACTACAGCCGGACGAACGCGACCCCGCCGGCGTGCGAGGGCGACTACGAGCACTACACGCTCTGGGAGTACATCGGGAAACTCGCGGACGTCCTCCAGGAACGCGAGCGGTACGCGGCGCTCAAGGCCGTTCGGGACGACCTCGTCGCGACCATCGAGCGCGGGCTTCCGCCCGCCGAGGAGCGGCCGTCGCTCGCCATCGTCGCGTACTCCGGCGGGACGTTCTGGCCGTACGACTTCACGCAGGACGGCTACCTGTGGAATCACGTCCGGCCGTTCGGCGCGACGAACGCGTTCACGACCACCGAGGGCGGCCCCGGGTCGGACGGCGCGTACGACTACGAGGGACTCATCGAGGCCGAACCCGCTGTCGTCCTCCGGTACTGGGGGACGGCGCTCGGGGACACCTTCATTCAGGCCCGGGAGGAGGTGTTGAACGACCCGCTCGCGGCGGAGGTGCCGGCGTTCCGCGACGGCCGCTACTACCCGTCCGGGCACGGCATGCAGGGGCCCGTGATGAACCTCTTCCAGTTGGAGATG from Salarchaeum japonicum carries:
- a CDS encoding ABC transporter substrate-binding protein is translated as MARDFDARTDATRRDYLKTGTGLLAAGLVAGCSSDSGDDTTATTTTEGTTGTTTENTTASEFPYTVSMAPMGDVEFEAVPETIFTRLTHLAGMAFALGRGNDVNAMHAPAYYDALWNQFTPRLPGVELDWTGLYSSWNVTKEKLYSLDSDVHLADPASVLALDSWDMADIEEIATNISPWFGNHYSHRHTEPPAAYADSYEYYTLWEQFEKVSQVFRDEAKYEALAEIHADVLDRIETDLPDGDRPSVVMGGFSDPSAPYVYNVDTPGFLTAHIRPLDPVDAFGDDVASGSRVDMEALAEADPDVILVFGGLHPSYSMGDIRAALEDDPVAQTITAVQDGRIYPQGGRYQGPILNLFQLEMTAKQLYPDAYGAWPEYTEGPYPDLPSEEQFFDRQRVADIINGDFEA
- a CDS encoding ABC transporter substrate-binding protein; translation: MSGDDIHTERTRRDYLKYGGAIVGGGLLAGCSGQSDSESPSTHTTTDDPVTATDTTTSEDERYSVTMAPAGEVAFEQPPESVFTILVHHTDMVVALGHGDALNAMYSPSNFEGNYEKILERLDGVSVDWSGLYNSWNPDKETLYELDSDIHLADPAYVSTMDAWDTADVEEVRTEIAPWFGNALSRNHTQPPDDWADRYQYYTLWEIFNNVARVFQEEERYSALADVKSGLDSTISSSIPASGERPRTARIMTAPELDTIWTFHMNGPGFIRSHTRPFGVTDVFSDIPEATTIDLEALLEADPDVILVENAFARSEEWRTVKETFHSDPVAREIQAVTNDRVYPLSARYGGPIMNLFQLEMVAKELYPEQFGEWPDYDGGPYPDFDTSEQLFDRQRVADIINGDFE
- a CDS encoding FAD-dependent oxidoreductase, with the protein product MSDPETAPPRDVVVVGGGPAGCSAAVFTARYGLSTIVFDRGRSSLQRCAYLENYPGFPAGIDVGTFYDLIHDHVEEAGADLVSDMVVSVDRAADGEFVVERQEGDAVRARRVVAATRSDADYLRSLTGDGAFVEHTHDGETHEHFDPEYADPDGRTPVEGLYVASPAGEQDVQVVVAAGQGAHVARTVLGDVRRERGYPEMVASHYDWRRRDAELTGEWRERDRWRELFAERAPDDLDLADDRVVELREREIDRRLDAYLDDEEVTARTERGQDRLLEHIDDERILAAAREIEAERADETP
- a CDS encoding ABC transporter substrate-binding protein: MTDTSDTTRYDAPTRRDYVKYGGALATGGLLAGCSSDDATPEPTTGTTDGTTDDTETTTADSSYSVTMAPVGEVEFDAVPERVLPYYPISAGATIALGHGDAITGIGYDKQLFGNTVDYYYDALDGVSFEWESLGRVTPSGEPGTLDTELFYELDNDVHFFDPCLLRSSSFGWSEADIEAIATDVGPWFGNYYSRTNATPPACEGDYEHYTLWEYIGKLADVLQERERYAALKAVRDDLVATIERGLPPAEERPSLAIVAYSGGTFWPYDFTQDGYLWNHVRPFGATNAFTTTEGGPGSDGAYDYEGLIEAEPAVVLRYWGTALGDTFIQAREEVLNDPLAAEVPAFRDGRYYPSGHGMQGPVMNLFQLEMTAKQLYPDQFGAWPGYGDGERYPEIPEDERLFDRDEVAAIVTGDAA